A single genomic interval of Anopheles marshallii chromosome 2, idAnoMarsDA_429_01, whole genome shotgun sequence harbors:
- the LOC128707827 gene encoding probable phenylalanine--tRNA ligase, mitochondrial, giving the protein MLIFNFRQIVTRARWLLPSTVYRDGKLLHTRCYGSQAKINKDTIDLYRQQYIRDSWTNLTPKVLSHLDRNLHLQRNHPLSIVREKIVKYFYGAYLSPRGNPLFSVYDNLSPVVCVEQNFDQLLIPQDHPSRAKSDCYYVNKDYLLRAHTTAHQVELIQAGLDNFLVVGDVYRRDEIDATHYPVFHQLDAVRIVHQDKLFERNPELKVHETHYKTHLSNGNPTTGTGSPLADCIDQHKQPCHTLEAVKLCEHEMKKVLVGLVQKLFGESIKYRWVDAYFPFTQPSWELEIFFNGNWLEILGCGITRNEILDRAGVQNSIAFAFGVGLERLAMILFDIPDIRLFWSKDSGFLNQFRDDRIVKYKPISSYPQCSNDLSFWLPEGMSAEQFALNDFYDIVRSVGGDIVEQVTLIDRFTHPKTGKSSLCFRIVYRHMERTLTQAEVNVVHAKIGSELVETYHVSIR; this is encoded by the exons atgttaattttcaatttccgaCAAATTGTGACTCGTGCGAGGTGGCTACTTCCTTCGACCGTGTACCGCGATGGGAAACTGCTACATACACGCTGCTATGGTAGCCAGGCAAAGATCAACAAAGACACAATCGACCTGTACCGGCAGCAGTATATTCGTGACTCATGGACGAACCTAACGCCAAAAGTTTTGTCCCATCTGGACCGAAACCTCCATCTGCAGCGAAACCATCCTCTATCGATTGTGCGGGAAAAGATCGTGAAATACTTTTACGGTGCTTACTTAAGTCCACGGGGAAACCCATTATTTAGTGTGTACGACAACCTAAGTCCGGTGGTGTGTGTCGAGCAAAACTTTGACCAGTTGCTGATTCCGCAGGACCATCCGAGCCGGGCCAAGAGTGACTGTTACTATGTGAATAAAGATTATCTGCTGCGTGCGCATACCACCGCACATCAGGTCGAGCTGATCCAGGCCGGGTTGGACAATTTTCTTGTCGTCGGTGATGTGTACCGTCGTGATGAGATCGACGCAACGCACTACCCGGTATTTCACCAGCTAGATGCCGTCCGTATCGTGCACCAGGACAAGCTGTTTGAACGCAACCCAGAGTTAAAAGTTCACGAAACGCACTACAAAACACATCTGTCAAACGGAAACCCGACGACAGGCACTGGTAGCCCTTTGGCGGACTGCATCGACCAGCACAAACAGCCATGCCATACGCTCGAAGCGGTGAAGCTTTGCGAGCATGAGATGAAAAAGGTTTTGGTGGGGCTCGTCCAGAAGCTGTTCGGCGAGAGCATCAAGTACCGCTGGGTGGACGCATACTTTCCCTTTACGCAGCCTTCATGGGagttggaaatatttttcaacgGTAACTGGCTTGAGATACTCGGTTGTGGCATTACGCGGAATGAAATTCTCGATCGTGCTGGAGTGCAGAACTCGATTGCGTTTGCGTTCGGAGTAGGGTTGGAGCGTTTGGCGATGATTCTGTTCGACATACCGGACATACGACTGTTTTGGAGCAAGGATAGTGGCTTCCTGAATCAGTTTCGGGACGATCGAATCGTGAAGTATAAGCCGATCTCGTCCTACCCGCAGTGCAGCAACGATTTATCGTTTTGGTTACCGGAAGGTATGTCTGCTGAACAATTTGCTCTAAACGATTTCTACGACATAGTGCGAAGCGTCGGTGGTGACATTGTTGAACAG gTCACGTTAATAGATCGCTTTACTCATCCAAAAACGGGCAAGAGCAGTCTATGCTTTCGCATCGTCTATCGTCACATGGAGCGAACATTGACACAGGCGGAGGTGAACGTAGTGCATGCCAAGATTGGCTCAGAACTGGTTGAAACTTACCATGTTAGCATACGATAA